In Streptosporangiales bacterium, a single genomic region encodes these proteins:
- a CDS encoding FHA domain-containing protein, whose translation MATVYCTQCGHANPQESRFCANCGTALTHAGDPVGEPGATTSTLTWRVADLGEGEDEAPTEDVATVEALRPGTAMLVVRRGPNAGSRFLLDRDVTTVGRHAESDIFLDDITVSRRHAEFRRTGTDFSVADVGSLNGTYVNKDRIDTASLTGGDEVMIGKFRMVFFEAPEVGQE comes from the coding sequence ATGGCCACCGTGTACTGCACCCAGTGCGGGCACGCGAACCCGCAGGAGTCGCGCTTCTGCGCGAACTGCGGCACCGCGTTGACGCATGCCGGTGACCCCGTGGGGGAGCCGGGCGCGACGACGTCCACGTTGACCTGGCGGGTCGCCGACCTCGGCGAAGGTGAGGACGAGGCGCCCACCGAGGACGTGGCGACGGTCGAGGCACTGCGGCCGGGCACGGCCATGCTGGTCGTCCGCCGGGGGCCGAACGCCGGCAGCCGGTTCCTCCTCGACCGCGACGTCACCACCGTCGGCCGGCACGCCGAGAGCGACATCTTCCTCGACGACATCACCGTGTCGCGCCGGCACGCGGAGTTCCGCCGCACCGGTACCGACTTCTCCGTCGCCGACGTGGGCAGCCTCAACGGCACCTACGTGAACAAGGACCGCATCGACACCGCATCGCTGACCGGTGGAGACGAGGTCATGATCGGAAAGTTCCGGATGGTCTTCTTCGAGGCACCGGAGGTTGGTCAGGAGTGA
- the gcvH gene encoding glycine cleavage system protein GcvH, protein MYPDDLKYTSDHEWVSTPDGDVVRAGITQYAQDALGDIVFVSLPEVGEEVEPGQAIGEVESTKSVSDIFAPLAGTIAARNEALDGQPDLVNSDPYGEGWMVEIRVRDRSAVDALMDADAYAKTLES, encoded by the coding sequence GTGTACCCGGACGACCTCAAGTACACGTCCGACCACGAGTGGGTCAGCACGCCGGACGGCGACGTCGTACGCGCCGGCATCACGCAGTACGCGCAGGATGCGCTGGGAGACATCGTGTTCGTCTCGTTGCCCGAGGTCGGCGAGGAGGTCGAGCCCGGCCAGGCGATCGGCGAGGTCGAGTCGACGAAGAGCGTCTCGGACATCTTCGCTCCGCTGGCCGGCACGATTGCCGCCCGTAACGAGGCGCTCGACGGCCAGCCGGATCTGGTCAACTCGGATCCCTACGGTGAAGGCTGGATGGTAGAGATTCGGGTGCGCGACCGCAGCGCAGTCGACGCTCTGATGGACGCCGACGCATACGCGAAGACACTGGAGTCATAG